The following proteins come from a genomic window of Edaphobacter sp. 4G125:
- a CDS encoding thiamine pyrophosphate-dependent enzyme, giving the protein MTAKSVREAGENPLVPNAKLRQMYIRMLTARMLDEAVTKRGKTSGRRIPTIHGQEAVRASTTIELANDDLVSDTAITAGMGLLMGGNAAFLLRGLTRTKKGSNKVWATSDVRHVLNAAGDTEERLRLSLGAALALKMQRRSGLVTAYAYKDDMRPATWRSILEIAARLELPILFIALLRNPSKEKDAETAKLCTAARAVGVPAIPVDACDAIALYRVTQESFGRLRGGDGPVLVEIVHWRDKGRRSGIGDPLEHLKESLSVRGICDAAWFKEIHKVARRQLFARSDSSKR; this is encoded by the coding sequence ATGACAGCAAAGAGTGTAAGAGAGGCAGGCGAGAATCCGCTGGTGCCGAATGCAAAGCTGCGACAAATGTACATCCGGATGCTGACAGCACGAATGCTGGACGAAGCCGTTACAAAGCGCGGCAAGACGAGCGGAAGGCGCATTCCAACAATTCACGGACAGGAAGCGGTCCGAGCGAGCACAACGATTGAGCTGGCGAATGATGACCTAGTGAGCGACACCGCTATCACGGCTGGGATGGGACTATTGATGGGCGGGAATGCGGCTTTCCTTTTGCGCGGGCTAACTCGCACGAAGAAAGGCAGCAATAAAGTATGGGCAACATCGGATGTACGCCACGTATTGAATGCAGCGGGCGATACCGAAGAACGGCTACGACTATCTTTGGGAGCTGCTCTGGCGCTGAAGATGCAACGACGCAGCGGACTGGTGACCGCATATGCGTATAAAGACGATATGCGTCCGGCGACATGGCGATCTATCCTGGAAATCGCTGCGCGATTGGAGCTGCCCATCCTGTTTATTGCTCTCCTGCGAAATCCATCGAAAGAGAAGGATGCTGAAACGGCGAAGCTCTGCACAGCGGCGAGGGCCGTCGGAGTTCCTGCAATTCCAGTGGACGCCTGTGATGCCATTGCGCTGTATCGAGTGACACAGGAGTCATTCGGCCGACTGCGAGGCGGGGATGGTCCTGTGCTGGTCGAAATTGTGCATTGGCGAGACAAAGGGCGCCGAAGTGGAATAGGAGACCCGTTAGAACATTTGAAGGAATCCTTATCTGTTCGTGGAATTTGTGACGCCGCATGGTTCAAGGAGATTCACAAGGTGGCTCGCAGGCAGCTTTTTGCCAGGAGCGATTCGTCGAAACGATGA
- a CDS encoding UDP-glucuronic acid decarboxylase family protein yields MANQIILVTGAAGFLGSHLCDALLAEGHTVIGVDNFSTGSSVNLEHLSSESKFRFLSHDITHSFDPGRIDYVFNFASPASPVDYTRLGVETLRVGSAGTFNTLEIARKYNAGYLHASTSECYGDPEVHPQVETYWGNVNPIGPRSVYDEAKRFSEAAVMAFHRYYGVNTHLVRIFNTYGPRLQANDGRVVSNFMIQALRGESLTIYGDGSQTRSFCFVSDLIDGILRLSRSSEHLPVNIGNPDEYTILECAKEILAVTGSRSEIVHKPLPPDDPARRRPDITRARTLLGWEPKVSLREGLSRSLEYFRSSIVSHVSV; encoded by the coding sequence GTGGCCAACCAGATCATTCTAGTCACCGGAGCAGCTGGTTTTTTGGGCTCCCACCTTTGCGACGCTCTCCTGGCTGAAGGTCACACTGTTATCGGTGTCGACAATTTTTCTACCGGAAGTTCAGTAAACCTTGAACATCTCTCATCTGAGTCGAAGTTTCGTTTTCTCAGCCACGATATAACCCACTCATTTGATCCCGGCCGGATAGACTATGTCTTCAACTTTGCCTCTCCTGCCAGCCCCGTGGATTACACGCGGCTCGGTGTAGAAACTTTGCGCGTAGGATCGGCCGGGACCTTCAATACTCTTGAGATCGCGCGGAAATACAACGCCGGCTATCTCCATGCTTCAACCTCCGAGTGTTATGGTGATCCCGAGGTTCATCCTCAGGTCGAAACCTATTGGGGAAATGTCAATCCTATCGGTCCACGCTCGGTCTATGACGAGGCTAAACGCTTCTCCGAAGCAGCGGTAATGGCATTCCATCGCTACTATGGCGTTAATACTCATCTCGTCCGCATCTTCAATACCTATGGCCCTCGCTTGCAGGCCAACGATGGTCGAGTTGTCTCTAATTTCATGATTCAGGCTCTCCGCGGTGAATCCCTGACCATCTACGGAGACGGTTCACAGACACGCAGTTTCTGTTTTGTCTCTGACTTGATCGATGGCATTCTCCGCCTCTCCCGTTCCAGCGAACATCTGCCGGTGAACATCGGAAATCCGGACGAATACACAATCCTCGAATGCGCAAAAGAGATTCTGGCAGTCACAGGCTCACGTTCGGAGATTGTGCATAAACCTCTGCCTCCCGATGATCCGGCACGTCGCCGCCCAGACATTACACGTGCGCGGACGTTACTCGGGTGGGAGCCCAAAGTGTCATTGAGAGAAGGCCTGTCACGATCCTTGGAGTACTTTCGGTCCAGTATCGTGTCCCATGTCTCCGTCTGA
- a CDS encoding B12-binding domain-containing radical SAM protein, whose product MSVHLVNPSDNSFGTAVITPRWLFVLAAATPSGVGDPILIDESLEQINPESIHAGDIVGISVHTGNALRGYEVGRIARERGAWVVYGGIHATLFPEEALELGHAHAVVKGDGDIAWGKAVADCLAGTPARIYDGGRIGGSEFLAARWDLMPRDKYMWASVQTIRGCPKHCSFCSVWRTDGQKPRQRAFQSVIDEIVNLRRIGFRFIALADDNFYPVTLTDLRLAREQNNFAKLEELTAIRAERFLLMAELAKLPKDMVFFTQITMEAGEDGEYLDAMRKANIKGALVGVEAVTPEGLKAVFKDFNYSGEALARQLQTFKKHGVHILGSFIFGLPTDKPATFDATANMALKAGVTFAQFVMMTPFPGTVDFIRWEKEQAQAPEMVGEIPITRYWLIPTAIRPKMFTPHPSMSSGEISERTQRVWDRFYDWPSIWQRSACTPTLRARVAFMFLSKLYRQMYAGTGISTDSARRKKSKTWARWTAKQCRKLFQAKPMPQLQSPAWELAFSPASTRRPAFLGREPEPAPLVVISKQ is encoded by the coding sequence TTGAGTGTTCACCTTGTAAATCCCAGCGACAACTCTTTTGGGACCGCAGTCATTACTCCACGTTGGCTCTTCGTCCTCGCTGCCGCTACCCCCTCCGGCGTTGGCGACCCCATCCTTATCGACGAATCGCTCGAACAGATCAACCCCGAATCGATCCATGCCGGCGATATCGTCGGCATCAGCGTTCATACAGGAAACGCACTCCGCGGCTATGAAGTCGGCCGTATTGCTCGCGAACGCGGTGCCTGGGTTGTCTACGGTGGTATTCACGCAACGCTCTTTCCCGAAGAGGCTCTCGAACTAGGACATGCGCATGCAGTTGTGAAAGGAGATGGAGACATCGCCTGGGGAAAGGCGGTCGCCGATTGTCTTGCTGGAACCCCCGCAAGGATCTACGACGGCGGACGCATCGGAGGCTCGGAGTTTCTGGCTGCCCGCTGGGACCTTATGCCCCGCGACAAATACATGTGGGCCTCCGTCCAGACCATTCGCGGCTGCCCCAAGCACTGTTCTTTCTGTAGCGTCTGGCGCACCGATGGGCAGAAGCCTCGCCAGCGTGCTTTTCAATCTGTGATCGACGAAATCGTCAATCTTCGCCGTATTGGCTTCCGTTTCATCGCTCTTGCTGATGACAACTTCTATCCCGTCACCCTCACCGATCTCCGTCTTGCGCGCGAACAGAACAACTTCGCCAAACTCGAAGAACTCACCGCGATCCGTGCTGAACGCTTTCTCCTGATGGCAGAGCTCGCTAAACTCCCCAAAGACATGGTCTTCTTCACTCAGATCACCATGGAGGCCGGTGAAGATGGAGAGTATCTCGACGCCATGCGCAAAGCCAACATCAAGGGTGCGCTGGTCGGCGTCGAAGCCGTTACTCCTGAAGGCTTGAAGGCCGTCTTCAAAGACTTCAACTACTCCGGCGAAGCACTCGCCCGACAGCTCCAAACATTCAAGAAGCATGGCGTGCATATCCTTGGCTCTTTCATCTTTGGACTTCCAACGGATAAGCCTGCCACCTTCGACGCGACCGCCAACATGGCGCTCAAGGCCGGCGTTACGTTTGCACAGTTTGTCATGATGACTCCGTTTCCCGGCACAGTGGACTTCATTCGATGGGAAAAAGAGCAGGCTCAAGCCCCCGAGATGGTCGGCGAGATTCCCATTACTCGATACTGGCTCATTCCGACGGCCATCCGCCCCAAGATGTTCACGCCACATCCTTCGATGAGTTCCGGTGAAATCAGTGAGCGTACACAGAGGGTTTGGGACCGTTTCTATGACTGGCCGTCGATTTGGCAACGTTCTGCCTGTACGCCAACTCTTCGAGCGCGTGTTGCGTTCATGTTTCTTTCCAAGCTCTATCGCCAGATGTATGCCGGCACTGGAATCTCAACCGACAGTGCCCGACGAAAGAAATCGAAGACGTGGGCTCGCTGGACGGCAAAGCAGTGCCGCAAACTCTTTCAGGCCAAACCCATGCCGCAGCTCCAGTCACCGGCCTGGGAATTAGCTTTCTCTCCTGCTAGCACGCGTCGTCCTGCTTTCCTGGGCCGTGAACCTGAACCCGCTCCTCTCGTCGTTATCTCGAAGCAATAA
- a CDS encoding UDP-glucose dehydrogenase family protein encodes MSKSISIAVVGSGYVGLVAAVCFAEMGHAVVCVDNDERKVTALQGGETPIHEYHLPELLGRYRNNQVRFITDLAEATRECDAIFIAVGTPQSETGDADLSYVEAVACEIARSLTSYKVIVEKSTVPVYTNEWISRALERNGVDRNLFDVVSNPEFLREGTAVVDFLHPDRIVVGSDSDRAGLLLKEIYSPLTSGEYYQRENCISGSCSVAEPPPLLMTSTKSAEIIKHASNAFLAMKISFINAVSNLCEATNANVEQVARGIGLDTRIGPKFLRPGIGYGGSCFPKDVAAFRSVAEQLGIDFSLLTEVEKINQQQKRLFIAKVRSALWNLRGKRLAVLGLAFKGDTDDIRESPAVEIVRLLINEGCSIAAFDPAAMERTQQILPAGKNMRYAADSYDAMSDADALLILTDWIEFAELDLKRANKALRYSIIVDGRNLYDPATMSEHGFTYVSVGRPIAHPVRNLTSSVIG; translated from the coding sequence ATGAGTAAATCGATTTCCATCGCCGTGGTGGGTTCTGGATATGTAGGTCTAGTGGCAGCTGTGTGCTTTGCTGAGATGGGCCACGCTGTCGTTTGCGTTGATAACGACGAGCGCAAAGTCACCGCCTTGCAAGGAGGAGAAACTCCGATCCACGAGTACCATCTGCCCGAGTTGCTGGGGCGCTATCGGAATAACCAGGTCCGTTTTATCACCGATCTTGCTGAGGCTACGCGAGAGTGCGATGCCATTTTTATCGCCGTCGGTACCCCGCAAAGCGAAACTGGAGATGCCGATCTTTCTTACGTGGAAGCGGTCGCGTGCGAAATCGCCCGTTCCCTGACTAGTTATAAAGTCATCGTCGAAAAAAGCACTGTCCCGGTTTATACCAATGAATGGATCAGCCGGGCTTTGGAGCGTAACGGGGTCGATCGGAACCTGTTCGATGTTGTATCCAATCCTGAGTTCCTTCGTGAAGGGACGGCCGTCGTTGACTTCCTCCATCCTGACCGGATTGTGGTGGGTTCAGATAGCGATCGCGCTGGTCTTCTTTTGAAGGAAATCTATTCTCCTCTCACAAGTGGAGAGTATTACCAGCGTGAGAATTGTATTTCCGGTTCTTGCAGCGTGGCGGAGCCTCCTCCCTTGTTGATGACCTCCACCAAGAGCGCCGAGATTATCAAGCACGCTTCCAATGCGTTTCTCGCTATGAAGATCTCTTTCATTAACGCTGTGTCGAACCTTTGCGAGGCGACCAACGCCAATGTGGAGCAGGTGGCCCGCGGAATCGGACTCGATACTCGTATTGGGCCCAAGTTTCTGCGTCCTGGTATTGGCTATGGCGGCTCTTGCTTTCCGAAAGACGTTGCGGCCTTCCGCTCTGTTGCCGAGCAACTTGGCATCGACTTCAGTCTCCTTACGGAAGTCGAGAAGATTAATCAGCAGCAGAAGAGACTCTTTATCGCAAAGGTCCGTTCTGCCCTATGGAATCTGCGCGGCAAGCGTCTTGCTGTACTCGGTCTGGCATTCAAAGGGGATACGGATGATATTCGAGAATCTCCTGCGGTGGAGATCGTACGCTTGCTAATCAACGAGGGTTGCAGTATCGCAGCCTTTGACCCTGCCGCCATGGAACGTACGCAGCAAATTCTTCCGGCAGGAAAAAACATGCGCTACGCGGCAGATTCTTATGACGCTATGAGCGATGCGGACGCACTATTGATCCTTACCGATTGGATTGAATTTGCCGAACTGGACTTAAAACGGGCCAATAAGGCACTTCGTTACTCCATCATTGTCGATGGCCGAAATCTCTACGACCCTGCCACAATGAGCGAGCACGGTTTTACTTATGTCAGCGTGGGACGGCCGATCGCCCATCCGGTTCGAAACCTTACATCATCGGTTATAGGTTAA
- the aceE gene encoding pyruvate dehydrogenase (acetyl-transferring), homodimeric type, with protein MTTKLETPAQVDFTAEVSEWIEAFDEVVANDWEQSAELLEALRTRAREAGVSVASELTTPYQNTIPKHDEVPYPGDRKLERRIEALIRWNAMAMVHGQNKKDAGIGGHISTYSSLATLLEVGFNHFFHAKYPGAAGEQPGDFVYFQGHASPGVYSRAFVEGRLSEKQLKNFRHELRGEPGLSSYPHPWLMPDFWRFPTVSMGIGPLNAIYQARFMRYLENRGLIEKTDRKVWAFVGDGETDEVDTLGAISLGAREKLDNLIFVVNCNLQRLDGPVRGNKRIIDELEGMFRGAGWNVIKVVWGSDWDELFERDHQGLLLKRMEECVDGDYQAFKAKGGAYLREHFFGKYPELLKLVEDKTDEELSRLHRGGHDPGKIYNAYKRALEHKGGPTVILAKTVKGYGLGSTEARNASHQEKKLTDESLKYFIQRFDIPVTEEAAKNGAFFRPDEWAPEIKYLHERRTELGGYLPKREVPKIEFKTPALDALKEWTGGSNNRAVSTTMGFVSLLRHLLKDPAFGKLVVPIVPDEGRTFGLESVIKQVGIYAPEGQKYTPHDSDMLLSYREEKNGQILEEGITEAGSMASFTAAGTAYANYKLPMIPFYMYYSMFGFQRIGDMAWAFADSRGKGFLMGGTAGRTTMLGEGLQHQDGHSHVLSSTVPTCLSYDPAYVYELAVIVQDGLRRMYEKGEDHFYYITMYNEDYAMPPMPEGVTEGILRGLYRYRAAKKGEAVVQLFGSGPILNEVLRAQEILSEKYKVEADVWSVTSYTELRRDALEVERWNRLHPADPEKKSYLATVLEKTNGPIIAASDYMKVLPDALSPWLPGRLVTLGTDGFGRSDNREHLRRHFEVDAEAIAGATLSRLARDGKFKPKAAQKALAELGLDTEAIDPAKA; from the coding sequence ATGACGACAAAGCTGGAGACACCCGCACAGGTTGACTTTACCGCCGAGGTCTCAGAATGGATCGAAGCCTTTGACGAGGTGGTAGCCAACGACTGGGAGCAGAGTGCCGAACTGCTGGAGGCTCTACGAACACGGGCCCGTGAAGCCGGAGTTTCGGTCGCAAGCGAGTTGACGACTCCCTATCAGAATACGATTCCGAAGCACGATGAGGTTCCTTATCCCGGAGACCGCAAACTGGAGCGCAGGATTGAGGCGCTGATCCGCTGGAATGCGATGGCGATGGTCCACGGCCAGAACAAGAAGGACGCAGGCATCGGCGGACACATCTCGACCTATTCGTCGCTGGCAACGCTGCTGGAGGTGGGTTTCAATCACTTCTTCCACGCGAAGTATCCGGGTGCCGCGGGTGAGCAACCGGGGGACTTCGTTTATTTTCAGGGCCATGCCTCACCGGGAGTCTATTCACGAGCCTTTGTGGAAGGGCGCCTGAGTGAGAAGCAACTTAAGAACTTCCGCCATGAACTGCGCGGCGAGCCGGGACTTTCGAGCTACCCTCACCCCTGGCTGATGCCGGACTTCTGGCGCTTCCCGACGGTTTCGATGGGAATTGGGCCGTTGAATGCAATTTATCAAGCACGGTTTATGCGCTATCTCGAGAACCGTGGGCTCATTGAGAAGACGGACCGCAAGGTATGGGCCTTTGTGGGCGACGGCGAGACGGACGAAGTGGATACGCTGGGTGCGATCTCTTTGGGCGCGCGCGAGAAGCTCGACAACCTGATCTTCGTAGTGAACTGCAACCTGCAGCGACTGGATGGGCCTGTGCGCGGTAACAAGCGCATCATCGACGAGTTGGAAGGCATGTTCCGCGGAGCAGGATGGAACGTAATCAAGGTGGTGTGGGGCTCGGACTGGGACGAGTTGTTTGAGCGCGACCACCAGGGTCTATTGCTGAAGCGCATGGAAGAGTGCGTAGACGGTGACTATCAGGCATTCAAGGCCAAGGGCGGGGCTTACCTGCGCGAGCACTTCTTCGGGAAGTATCCGGAGCTGCTGAAACTGGTTGAGGACAAGACAGATGAGGAGTTGTCCCGGCTGCATCGCGGGGGGCACGACCCGGGTAAGATCTATAACGCCTACAAGAGGGCTCTGGAGCACAAGGGCGGCCCGACAGTGATCCTGGCCAAGACGGTTAAGGGCTACGGACTAGGCTCGACCGAGGCACGCAATGCTTCGCACCAGGAAAAGAAGCTGACCGACGAGTCGCTGAAGTACTTCATCCAACGCTTCGATATTCCGGTGACGGAGGAGGCGGCGAAGAATGGTGCCTTCTTCCGCCCGGACGAATGGGCTCCAGAGATTAAGTACCTACACGAGCGTCGCACGGAGCTGGGCGGCTATCTGCCGAAGCGCGAGGTTCCGAAGATCGAGTTCAAGACACCGGCTCTCGATGCCCTGAAGGAGTGGACCGGCGGATCGAACAATCGCGCGGTCTCGACGACCATGGGATTTGTGAGCCTGCTGCGCCACCTGCTGAAAGACCCTGCGTTTGGCAAGCTGGTGGTTCCGATCGTTCCGGATGAAGGAAGAACCTTCGGGCTGGAGTCGGTGATCAAGCAGGTGGGTATCTATGCCCCGGAGGGGCAGAAGTATACGCCGCACGACTCAGACATGTTGTTGAGCTATCGCGAGGAGAAGAACGGCCAGATCCTCGAAGAAGGCATTACGGAAGCGGGCTCGATGGCCTCGTTCACGGCGGCGGGCACGGCATATGCGAACTATAAGCTGCCGATGATTCCCTTCTACATGTACTACTCGATGTTCGGCTTCCAGCGTATCGGTGATATGGCCTGGGCGTTCGCGGACTCGCGCGGCAAAGGCTTCCTGATGGGAGGCACTGCAGGACGCACGACGATGTTGGGCGAGGGATTGCAACATCAGGACGGCCACAGCCATGTCCTCTCGAGCACGGTTCCGACGTGTCTGAGCTATGACCCAGCTTATGTCTATGAGCTTGCGGTGATCGTGCAGGACGGCCTGCGGCGGATGTACGAGAAGGGCGAAGATCACTTCTACTACATCACGATGTACAACGAAGACTACGCTATGCCACCGATGCCGGAAGGCGTGACGGAGGGTATTCTGCGCGGGCTGTACAGGTATCGCGCGGCGAAGAAGGGTGAGGCGGTTGTACAGCTCTTTGGCAGCGGCCCAATCCTGAACGAGGTTCTGCGAGCACAGGAGATTCTGTCGGAGAAGTACAAGGTCGAAGCGGACGTGTGGAGTGTGACGAGCTACACCGAACTGCGTCGGGATGCGCTCGAGGTAGAACGCTGGAACCGGCTTCATCCGGCAGATCCCGAGAAGAAGAGCTATCTCGCGACGGTGCTGGAGAAAACGAATGGCCCGATTATTGCGGCAAGCGACTACATGAAGGTGCTTCCGGATGCGCTTTCGCCCTGGTTGCCTGGACGGTTGGTGACGCTAGGCACGGACGGGTTCGGGCGCAGCGATAATCGTGAACATCTGCGGAGGCACTTCGAGGTAGACGCAGAGGCGATTGCGGGCGCAACACTGTCTCGACTGGCTCGCGATGGCAAGTTCAAACCGAAGGCTGCACAGAAGGCCCTGGCGGAACTTGGATTGGATACGGAAGCGATCGACCCGGCTAAGGCATAA
- a CDS encoding capsule assembly Wzi family protein: protein MQIRTFFPVLILSTAFLSVGRAQTPVSNSPEAIPSAPDPASQQIPALPPYNPDPQKQPAQQGAPAAPTSIPSAPIPQPAPAPQPPPDAPERAYPSYNATGALSKPKTDALGSAYVSMDSWVYPAVLRLYSMGFLDAPFLSVRPWTRRSVLHMIQKAEPDIMASNNDEAEEILAKLLREFEDEVPSGNVNRGVVYGLHSTYTRFMGIGGPVLRDSYHLGQTFYNDYGRPYGTGFNNITGFSTLNEAGRFSLYVRGEYQHSPSGGGYSYDLASQLAKIDRTIPYAPPLRPQDTIPEGPLKAQNQFRLVEAYASFHLLGHEISGGKSDAWLGPGMGGALAWTNNAENIYSFRINRVEPMYIPGVSKVLGPVRYDFFYGSLKGHTSPNNPYAHSEIFAFQPTKNFEFSFQRTIIFGGKGHAPVTLHTFLKGFFDLNDTTYEEKFSRNDPGARYSSFSFAYRLPFVRKYATFYTDAISHDDVTPISAPRRASYRTGLYISQFPGRLKKMDFRVEAANTDPDVGPSHGGEFNYWEVIQLQGYTNKGYIMGDWMGREAKGGQAWLTYHLSGDEWIQMAYMRKKIPGDFIPLGTTQNQFKVSFVKRFGPDVELNSWVQYEGWKAPIYKIGYQQNTTAAFQLTWYPKLQRLPR from the coding sequence ATGCAGATCCGAACCTTTTTCCCTGTTTTGATTTTGTCCACGGCTTTTTTATCTGTTGGACGGGCACAGACTCCCGTATCGAATTCTCCTGAGGCGATTCCTTCCGCGCCAGACCCTGCTTCGCAGCAGATCCCGGCTCTTCCACCGTACAATCCTGATCCGCAGAAACAACCGGCACAGCAAGGAGCGCCCGCTGCTCCTACGAGTATTCCGTCGGCACCGATTCCACAGCCAGCTCCCGCCCCACAGCCTCCACCGGATGCTCCTGAACGGGCATATCCGTCCTACAACGCTACAGGAGCCTTATCCAAACCTAAGACGGATGCGCTGGGCTCGGCCTACGTTTCGATGGATAGCTGGGTTTATCCGGCGGTGCTGCGTCTGTACTCGATGGGGTTCCTGGATGCTCCATTTCTCTCGGTACGGCCATGGACGCGCCGAAGTGTGCTTCATATGATTCAGAAGGCCGAACCGGACATTATGGCCAGCAATAACGATGAGGCCGAGGAGATTCTGGCGAAACTGCTACGAGAGTTCGAGGATGAGGTCCCTTCCGGAAACGTTAACCGTGGAGTTGTCTATGGACTGCATTCTACCTATACAAGGTTTATGGGCATCGGCGGACCGGTGCTGCGTGACAGCTATCATCTTGGCCAGACGTTTTACAACGACTATGGGCGACCCTACGGGACGGGCTTCAATAACATCACCGGATTTTCCACGCTGAATGAGGCGGGACGTTTTTCTCTATACGTCCGGGGAGAGTACCAGCATTCTCCCTCAGGCGGTGGCTATTCTTATGACCTGGCGTCACAACTGGCGAAGATTGATCGGACCATTCCCTATGCTCCTCCGCTTCGGCCACAGGACACGATCCCGGAAGGACCGCTGAAGGCGCAGAACCAGTTTCGACTGGTGGAGGCATATGCTTCGTTCCACCTGCTGGGGCATGAAATCTCCGGAGGAAAGAGCGATGCGTGGCTTGGGCCAGGCATGGGGGGAGCTCTTGCATGGACGAACAACGCGGAGAACATCTACTCCTTCCGGATAAATCGGGTGGAGCCCATGTATATCCCTGGAGTTTCAAAAGTCCTGGGACCGGTACGGTATGACTTTTTCTATGGAAGCCTGAAAGGACATACAAGTCCAAACAACCCTTATGCCCACTCAGAAATTTTTGCGTTTCAACCGACCAAAAACTTCGAGTTCAGCTTTCAACGGACCATCATCTTTGGCGGGAAAGGGCACGCTCCCGTTACACTGCATACCTTTTTGAAAGGCTTCTTCGATCTCAATGACACGACATACGAAGAGAAGTTTTCGAGGAACGATCCGGGGGCGAGATACAGTTCGTTTAGCTTTGCCTACCGGCTGCCTTTTGTCCGCAAGTATGCCACGTTTTATACCGATGCCATCTCGCATGACGATGTAACGCCCATCAGCGCACCACGGAGGGCGTCTTATCGAACAGGACTTTATATCTCCCAGTTCCCGGGCCGGTTGAAGAAGATGGATTTCAGAGTAGAAGCGGCGAATACCGACCCTGACGTAGGTCCCAGCCATGGCGGAGAGTTCAATTACTGGGAAGTTATTCAGCTTCAGGGGTACACGAATAAAGGCTACATTATGGGCGACTGGATGGGGCGTGAGGCCAAAGGCGGGCAGGCCTGGCTAACTTATCACCTCTCCGGGGATGAGTGGATTCAAATGGCATATATGCGGAAAAAGATCCCTGGCGATTTCATCCCCCTCGGCACAACGCAAAACCAGTTCAAGGTCAGCTTTGTGAAGCGGTTCGGTCCTGACGTTGAATTGAATTCATGGGTGCAGTACGAAGGATGGAAGGCGCCGATCTACAAGATTGGCTATCAGCAAAATACGACCGCGGCCTTTCAGTTGACCTGGTACCCGAAGTTGCAAAGACTGCCGCGATAG